The genomic stretch AAGCTCGTGATCGACAAGCTTGGAAGGGAGTATGTGACTACACCGTTCCCGAACGTTATGTATACCGCAGAGGAATTCCAGGAGCTTCCGACGCTTACTACCGATATTGACAGCTATGTCAAAACGAACCGTGCTCAGTGGATCATCAAAGGAAACATCGATCAGGGGTGGGATGCTTACATCAAACAGCTGAATGCTATGGGAATGAAACGATTGCTTGAGATTCGTACTGACGCTTATGAACGTTACACGAGCGTTAAGTAATAGGGATGAAGGAGCATACAATTGATGATAAAAGTAACGGTATGGAATGAGAACCGCCATGAACGAAATAATCCGGCAGTTGGCGAAATCTACCCAAACGGCATACATGGCGCTATTGCCGGCTTCTTAACGGAAGCTGGATATGAAGTAGGAACAGCTACGCTGGATGAACCAGAGCATGGACTGACTGATCATGTCTTAAGCGAAACTGACGTATTAATCTGGTGGGGGCATTTGGCGCATCATGAGGTGGAGGATTCCATCGTCGAGAAGGTGTACCAGCGAGTGCTGAAGGGAATGGGGCTTATCGTTCTGCACTCGGGGCATGCTTCGAAAATTTTCAGCAAGCTTCTGGGGACACCAACGGGACAGCTGAAATGGCGCGAGGCGGATGAGAAGGAACGGATTTGGGTCATTGATCCGGCGCATCCGATCGCTTCAGGACTTGGCGAGTATATCGAGCTTCCGCAGGAAGAGATGTACGGGGAGCATTTCAATATT from Paenibacillus sp. FSL H8-0548 encodes the following:
- a CDS encoding ThuA domain-containing protein, giving the protein MIKVTVWNENRHERNNPAVGEIYPNGIHGAIAGFLTEAGYEVGTATLDEPEHGLTDHVLSETDVLIWWGHLAHHEVEDSIVEKVYQRVLKGMGLIVLHSGHASKIFSKLLGTPTGQLKWREADEKERIWVIDPAHPIASGLGEYIELPQEEMYGEHFNIPAPDQLVFVSWFEGGEVFRSGVTYHRGQGKVFYFRPGHETYPTYYNKEIQKVIVNGVRWAVPSQTAEPVYGNTPPLEPISTKA